The nucleotide sequence GAAAAGAAGAGTCCACTCCATCGAGCCATACCGTGCCTCTGGCGAGTTGTTGAGCTGTGTTGTTAAGAAAGAAAGATGTCACACAGCGATACGATACCCCTGCATCCATCATCCCAATCGGACATCGACGAGATCGAGAATCTCATCAACGCTTCTCCGGCCACCGTCCTCCCAGCTAGACCCCCCAGTCCCCCCTCTGGCTTCGGCCCTGCCCCCAACGCTCTCACCGAGACTGTATGGGATACCGTCAAGCGCGATCTCTCCAGAATCATCAGCAACCTCAAGCTCGTCGTCTTCCCCAACCCCTACCGTGAGGATCCCGGCAAGGCCCTCCGCGATTGGGATCTCTGGGGCCCTTTCTTCTTCATCGTCTTCCTTGGTCTCACTCTCTCTTGGTCCGCTTCTGTCAAGAAGGTGCAttctct is from Arachis ipaensis cultivar K30076 chromosome B01, Araip1.1, whole genome shotgun sequence and encodes:
- the LOC107642342 gene encoding protein YIPF6 homolog → MSHSDTIPLHPSSQSDIDEIENLINASPATVLPARPPSPPSGFGPAPNALTETVWDTVKRDLSRIISNLKLVVFPNPYREDPGKALRDWDLWGPFFFIVFLGLTLSWSASVKKSEVFAVAFGLLAAGAVILTLNVLLLGGHIIFFQSLSLLGYCLFPLDVGALICMLKDNVILKIVVVCVTLAWSSWAAYPFMSSAVNPRRKALALYPVFLMYVSVGFLIIAID